Within Leptospira dzoumogneensis, the genomic segment GATAGAGTCCTAAGAAATATAGGAACAAGAAGGCAGGCATGTTTTTCTTCTCCGAATTATAGAAAAGCAGTGACTCGGGTCGTGACTAAGATGGCCCAAACATTAGGAAACCATCCTGCTGTGATCGGTTGGCAGATAGACAATGAGATCGGTCATGAAGGATCAGACATAGATCATTCTGAAACTTCTCTCAAAACATTTCGTCTTTGGTTGAGATCAAAATATAAAACGATCCAAAACTTAAACGATACTTGGGGAAATATTTTTTGGGGAGTGATCTTCAACGATTGGAATGAGATCCCACTTCCAGGTCCTCATGTGAGTGCAGGTTTTAATCCTTCTATGATCCAAGACTTTTACAGATTCCATTCGGATACGATCGTGGATTTTGTAAAATTGCAGTCCGATATTGTAAGAAAATTCTCTCCTAACAGAAAGCTTACTACGAATTTATATCCGAGTCCTTTTCTTCCTATCATTGATATGAGCGAATTATTCACTCATTTAGATTACGTTTCTTGGGACAATTATCCTACCTGGGGAGACCAAGAAGAACCGTTTCCTCATCCATTCATCTCGGCAATGCACCAGTACAATCGAGGTTTGAAAGATCTCCCTTTTACCGTGATGGAACAAATTTCAGGATTCCAAGGACATGATACTTTAGGCTATCTTCCTGCTCCTGGGCAGGTCCAGCTTTGGATGAAACAAGCAATCGTCCAAGGTGCAGAGCAAATCGTATTTTTCAGATATAGGACCGCAAGATTCGGACAAGAACAACTTTGTTACGGGATTTTAGACCACGATAAATCTCTCACAGACAGATATTTAGAATTGCAAAAAGGGATCTCCGAGATCTTACCCGATGCTAAAGATTTTGCTTCGGAACATTTTCCTGCGGATGTAGCTGTTCTTCATGATATTGAGAATGCTAGGAATTTTAAACACCAGCCAATCTCTTCCGGTTTAAAACATAGTCCCGTTCCATTCGCTCAAGTTGGGTATGACATCGAAATGGCAACCTGGTTTGCAGGTCTGAATATTCTAAATGTAAACACTCATTTCTTACCTATTTCCAAGGCAGACTTTTCAAAATACAAAGTTTTGGTCCTTCCACTCTATACAATGGTAGATGATTCCATTGTCAAAAAATTGGAGCAATTCGTTAGAGAGGGAGGTGTTTTAGTTTTAGGGTATAGAGCAGGTTTGAAGGACAAAAACTCTTGGATGTTGGATTCTCAGGTGCCTGGTCCATTCTCAGAAATGGCAGGGGTCAAAGTGAGAAAGTTTGAAGCAGTCGGAAATCGAAACGTTAAGTTCCGATTCAGGGTGTTACCGGGAAACTGTTCCAAAATCTGCGAGATACTGGAGCCTACTACGGCCAAGGTTTGGGCAAGATATTCCGATAATAAGAAATTTTATAAGGGAAAACCTGTCATAACTTGTAATCGATTCGGAAAAGGATCTGTCGTATACGTTGGAGCGAGTCTGAGTCCGATCTCGTTTATGCTATTATACAGAAGAACCTTAAGAATGGCAGGCATCCCTTTTACTTTTTACGGCCCGACAGTGGAGCGCAGTTTTAGAAAGGGAAAGTCCAAAGACTACGAAATTTTTATCAATCATTCCGGTAAGAAGGCTCTTGCAGGTTTCAAGCTACTCAAACCATACGAGGTGAGGATCCTGCCTAAAACGAAAAAATGAAGCTGAATGAAGTTAAAGAATTAAACAAACTCTTACGAAATCATTCGAATGGAAGAAACAAGGGTAATTCCGTATATGTGGATAACCTTCATACTTCCTTCGTTGAGTTCGAAGAAAAATTTATTCTACCTTCTACTTCCGTTTTCGAAATAGAATTTAGCGCCGCAGAAGATTTTCTAAAATCTATTCTACAACTCGCTCCCGAGTTAGTCGCGGATTCTCTTGTTCTTCCGGAACCCAGACCAAAAAGGGATATTGATCGTTTGTTCCTGATCAAACCGTTCTATACGGAAGGAGAAATGTTCAGAGAAAATTCTCCCGAAGTGTGGA encodes:
- a CDS encoding beta-galactosidase translates to MIFGADYYPEQWTPKDWEEDIRIMKDMGLTRVRLAEFSWALVEPKEGKFDFSFWKKMLDLFHKHKMDVILGTPTATFPPWLAKKYPDVLQVRDRVLRNIGTRRQACFSSPNYRKAVTRVVTKMAQTLGNHPAVIGWQIDNEIGHEGSDIDHSETSLKTFRLWLRSKYKTIQNLNDTWGNIFWGVIFNDWNEIPLPGPHVSAGFNPSMIQDFYRFHSDTIVDFVKLQSDIVRKFSPNRKLTTNLYPSPFLPIIDMSELFTHLDYVSWDNYPTWGDQEEPFPHPFISAMHQYNRGLKDLPFTVMEQISGFQGHDTLGYLPAPGQVQLWMKQAIVQGAEQIVFFRYRTARFGQEQLCYGILDHDKSLTDRYLELQKGISEILPDAKDFASEHFPADVAVLHDIENARNFKHQPISSGLKHSPVPFAQVGYDIEMATWFAGLNILNVNTHFLPISKADFSKYKVLVLPLYTMVDDSIVKKLEQFVREGGVLVLGYRAGLKDKNSWMLDSQVPGPFSEMAGVKVRKFEAVGNRNVKFRFRVLPGNCSKICEILEPTTAKVWARYSDNKKFYKGKPVITCNRFGKGSVVYVGASLSPISFMLLYRRTLRMAGIPFTFYGPTVERSFRKGKSKDYEIFINHSGKKALAGFKLLKPYEVRILPKTKK